In a genomic window of Columba livia isolate bColLiv1 breed racing homer chromosome 4, bColLiv1.pat.W.v2, whole genome shotgun sequence:
- the CDKN2AIP gene encoding CDKN2A-interacting protein isoform X1 yields MAAGKAAAEPLGRTAEELAWAEALRGACEPEHHWRHRREFLLRNVGEPPAAGSAQLQRLVSLSMVWANHVFLGCRYPPQVMEKALEMAEGIQVTDAPVRTTRDELVAKVKKRGISSSNEGVEEPPKKRAVEKSKDSKDTGKDMKTSKAEAPKETESTLPKKQEKHTSKDPESSQLTCSSDQEMVMASDIETEGKPANAESTTEQNPSSFEKESGEKPYSSPLKESKCENAPSPEKKTTVSAVPPAAKSAPQAEVVAAVVPPAAKSAPQAAAVPVAAKSASQAETVTAVVTTAAKSNSQAAAVTTAVPPTTKSAPQAAAVPPTTKSTPQAATVPPASKSTPQTSATLLSSKNQASGPASVSKSSAQAGTSLLLAPKSSTQVASSLLLAPKGGTQAGTSLLLASKGTAKAGSSLLASKSSAEVAASLLAARSGAQPGSSLLTSKSSAQVAASLLGTRGGTQQGPSSLASRGGAQAGASLLASKGGMQAGSPQLASKSGSQAGESPAKALCKPLTSEDAKERQPFFNRLYKAVAWKLVAVGGFSPNVNHVELLNSSIQSVKATLDVAFVPLKELADLPQNKSSLENIVCELRCKSVYLGTGCGKSMENAKAVASREALKLFLKKKVIVKICKRKYKGSEIEDLVLLDEESKPSNLPPALRNPREIL; encoded by the exons TGCGCGGGGCCTGCGAGCCCGAGCACCACTGGCGGCACCGGCGGGAGTTTCTGCTGCGGAACGTGGGGGAGCCGCCGGCGGCGGGCAGCGCCCAGCTCCAGCGCCTGGTGTCGCTTTCCATGGTGTGGGCAAACCACGTCTTCCTGGGCTGCCG GTACCCGCCGCAGGTCATGGAGAAGGCGCTGGAAATGGCCGAAGGCATCCAAGTGACCGACGCGCCCGTCCGCACCACAAGAGACGAACTGGTTGCCAAGGTGAAGAAAAGAGGCATATCAAGTAGCAATG AAGGGGTAGAGGAGCCCCCCAAGAAGCGAGCTgttgagaaaagcaaagattctAAGGATACTGGAAAGGATATGAAAACAAGCAAGGCAGAAGCCCCAAAGGAAACAGAGAGCACATTGccaaaaaagcaggaaaagcataCCAGCAAAGATCCAGAAAGCTCCCAGTTAACTTGCAGCTCAGATCAAGAAATGGTCATGGCATCAGACatagaaacagaaggaaaacctgCTAATGCTGAAAGTACCACTGAGCAAAATCCATCTTCATTTGAAAAAGAGTCAGGAGAGAAACCTTACTCAAGTCCCCTTAAGGAAAGCAAGTGTGAAAATGCGCCATCACCTGAAAAGAAAACTACAGTAAGTGCAGTGCCACCAGCTGCCAAGAGTGCCCCGCAGGCAGaggtggtggctgctgtggTGCCACCGGCTGCCAAGAGTGccccccaggcagcagcagtgccagTGGCTGCCAAGAGTGCCTCGCAGGCAGAGACGGTGACAGCAGTGGTGACAACAGCTGCCAAGAGCAACTCACAGGCAGCGGCAGTGACAACAGCAGTGCCACCGACCACCAAGAGCGCCCCACAGGCAGCAGCGGTGCCACCGACCACCAAGAGCACCCCGCAGGCAGCAACAGTGCCACCAGCTTCCAAGAGCACACCACAAACAAGCGCTACATTGCTGTCTTCCAAAAACCAAGCGAGTGGCCCGGCATCAGTGTCCAAGAGCAGCGCTCAGGCGGGCACCTCGCTGCTGCTGGCACCCAAGAGCAGTACTCAGGTGGCCTCCTCACTGCTGCTGGCCCCCAAAGGTGGGACTCAGGCAGGCACCTCGCTGCTGCTGGCTTCCAAGGGCACTGCTAAGGCGGGATCTTCGCTCCTGGCTTCCAAGAGCAGCGCCGAGGTGGCTGCCTCGTTGCTGGCCGCTCGGAGTGGCGCTCAGCCGGGATCCTCACTGCTGACTTCCAAGAGCAGCGCTCAGGTGGCTGCTTCACTGCTGGGCACTCGTGGTGGCACTCAGCAAGGTCCCTCCTCGCTGGCGTCCCGGGGTGGAGCTCAGGCAGGTGCTTCCCTGCTGGCTTCCAAGGGTGGCATGCAGGCAGGTTCACCACAGCTTGCCTCCAAGAGTGGCTCGCAGGCAGGTGAAAGCCCTGCTAAGGCTCTGTGCAAACCATTAACCAGCGAAGATGCAAAGGAAAGACAACCTTTTTTCAACAGACTATACAAAGCTGTAGCCTGGAAACTGGTTGCTGTTGGAGGCTTCAGTCCTAATGTAAATCACGTAGAACTTCTGAACTCATCAATTCAGTCTGTAAAAGCTACGTTAGATGTTGCTTTTGTTCCCCTGAAGGAACTTGCAGACTTGCCTCAAAATAAGAGCTCTCTAGAAAATATAGTTTGTGAACTGAGGTGCAAGTCTGTCTACTTGGGTACTGGCTGTGGTAAAAGTATGGAAAATGCCAAAGCGGTTGCTTCAAGAGAAGCTTTGAAATTATTCCTCAAGAAGAAAGTTATTGTGAAgatatgtaaaagaaaatacaaaggtAGTGAAATTGAAGATTTAGTACTTCTGGATGAAGAATCAAAACCTTCGAATTTACCTCCAGCTTTAAGAAATCCTCGTGAGATCTTGTAG
- the CDKN2AIP gene encoding CDKN2A-interacting protein isoform X2 → MAAGKAAAEPLGRTAEELAWAEALRGACEPEHHWRHRREFLLRNVGEPPAAGSAQLQRLVSLSMVWANHVFLGCRYPPQVMEKALEMAEGIQVTDAPVRTTRDELVAKVKKRGISSSNEGVEEPPKKRAVEKSKDSKDTGKDMKTSKAEAPKETESTLPKKQEKHTSKDPESSQLTCSSDQEMVMASDIETEGKPANAESTTEQNPSSFEKESGEKPYSSPLKESKCENAPSPEKKTTVSAVPPAAKSAPQAEVVAAVVPPAAKSAPQAAAVPVAAKSASQAETVTAVVTTAAKSNSQAAAVTTAVPPTTKSAPQAATVPPASKSTPQTSATLLSSKNQASGPASVSKSSAQAGTSLLLAPKSSTQVASSLLLAPKGGTQAGTSLLLASKGTAKAGSSLLASKSSAEVAASLLAARSGAQPGSSLLTSKSSAQVAASLLGTRGGTQQGPSSLASRGGAQAGASLLASKGGMQAGSPQLASKSGSQAGESPAKALCKPLTSEDAKERQPFFNRLYKAVAWKLVAVGGFSPNVNHVELLNSSIQSVKATLDVAFVPLKELADLPQNKSSLENIVCELRCKSVYLGTGCGKSMENAKAVASREALKLFLKKKVIVKICKRKYKGSEIEDLVLLDEESKPSNLPPALRNPREIL, encoded by the exons TGCGCGGGGCCTGCGAGCCCGAGCACCACTGGCGGCACCGGCGGGAGTTTCTGCTGCGGAACGTGGGGGAGCCGCCGGCGGCGGGCAGCGCCCAGCTCCAGCGCCTGGTGTCGCTTTCCATGGTGTGGGCAAACCACGTCTTCCTGGGCTGCCG GTACCCGCCGCAGGTCATGGAGAAGGCGCTGGAAATGGCCGAAGGCATCCAAGTGACCGACGCGCCCGTCCGCACCACAAGAGACGAACTGGTTGCCAAGGTGAAGAAAAGAGGCATATCAAGTAGCAATG AAGGGGTAGAGGAGCCCCCCAAGAAGCGAGCTgttgagaaaagcaaagattctAAGGATACTGGAAAGGATATGAAAACAAGCAAGGCAGAAGCCCCAAAGGAAACAGAGAGCACATTGccaaaaaagcaggaaaagcataCCAGCAAAGATCCAGAAAGCTCCCAGTTAACTTGCAGCTCAGATCAAGAAATGGTCATGGCATCAGACatagaaacagaaggaaaacctgCTAATGCTGAAAGTACCACTGAGCAAAATCCATCTTCATTTGAAAAAGAGTCAGGAGAGAAACCTTACTCAAGTCCCCTTAAGGAAAGCAAGTGTGAAAATGCGCCATCACCTGAAAAGAAAACTACAGTAAGTGCAGTGCCACCAGCTGCCAAGAGTGCCCCGCAGGCAGaggtggtggctgctgtggTGCCACCGGCTGCCAAGAGTGccccccaggcagcagcagtgccagTGGCTGCCAAGAGTGCCTCGCAGGCAGAGACGGTGACAGCAGTGGTGACAACAGCTGCCAAGAGCAACTCACAGGCAGCGGCAGTGACAACAGCAGTGCCACCGACCACCAAGAGCGCCCCACAG GCAGCAACAGTGCCACCAGCTTCCAAGAGCACACCACAAACAAGCGCTACATTGCTGTCTTCCAAAAACCAAGCGAGTGGCCCGGCATCAGTGTCCAAGAGCAGCGCTCAGGCGGGCACCTCGCTGCTGCTGGCACCCAAGAGCAGTACTCAGGTGGCCTCCTCACTGCTGCTGGCCCCCAAAGGTGGGACTCAGGCAGGCACCTCGCTGCTGCTGGCTTCCAAGGGCACTGCTAAGGCGGGATCTTCGCTCCTGGCTTCCAAGAGCAGCGCCGAGGTGGCTGCCTCGTTGCTGGCCGCTCGGAGTGGCGCTCAGCCGGGATCCTCACTGCTGACTTCCAAGAGCAGCGCTCAGGTGGCTGCTTCACTGCTGGGCACTCGTGGTGGCACTCAGCAAGGTCCCTCCTCGCTGGCGTCCCGGGGTGGAGCTCAGGCAGGTGCTTCCCTGCTGGCTTCCAAGGGTGGCATGCAGGCAGGTTCACCACAGCTTGCCTCCAAGAGTGGCTCGCAGGCAGGTGAAAGCCCTGCTAAGGCTCTGTGCAAACCATTAACCAGCGAAGATGCAAAGGAAAGACAACCTTTTTTCAACAGACTATACAAAGCTGTAGCCTGGAAACTGGTTGCTGTTGGAGGCTTCAGTCCTAATGTAAATCACGTAGAACTTCTGAACTCATCAATTCAGTCTGTAAAAGCTACGTTAGATGTTGCTTTTGTTCCCCTGAAGGAACTTGCAGACTTGCCTCAAAATAAGAGCTCTCTAGAAAATATAGTTTGTGAACTGAGGTGCAAGTCTGTCTACTTGGGTACTGGCTGTGGTAAAAGTATGGAAAATGCCAAAGCGGTTGCTTCAAGAGAAGCTTTGAAATTATTCCTCAAGAAGAAAGTTATTGTGAAgatatgtaaaagaaaatacaaaggtAGTGAAATTGAAGATTTAGTACTTCTGGATGAAGAATCAAAACCTTCGAATTTACCTCCAGCTTTAAGAAATCCTCGTGAGATCTTGTAG